CGAGCGCGTCGAACGGCATCGAGCGGTTTTCCTGCGCCTGCCGGCGCCCGGACCATGCGAGCCCGAACTTGCGTTTCGACTGGCCGCCGAGCGAGCCGCGAAAACGCCGGTGCGCGCTGTCCGGCGCGTCGAGGTAGCGCCTGCCCGCGACGATGTCGGCCGGCTGCAGGCCGAGCAGGAACGGCAGGCTCATCAGCGTGCATGCGATGTCAGCCGCGGGCGGTTTCGCGGCGCCCTGTGCGACGAGCGTCACGCGCCAGCGTGCCGCGGCCGGCGTGAGCAGCGCGACGAGTTCCGGCTGCACTTCGAGCACGACGCGCGCGCAGCGCGCGCGGGCGAGCGGCACGAAGCGGACGAACTGCAGCGTGTCGCCGAAGCCCTGTTCCGCGCGGATCAGCAGCGTGCGCGATGCAATGGGCTCGCCTTGCCAGCGCGGCAGCGTGCCGAGCGGTGTCGCGCCCGGCGTGTCGTGACGCGCTTCGTATGCGGGCAGGCCGCGGGTGAAGTCGCCCAGCGTCAGCAGCGTGACGGCGCGATGCAGGTGCGCGAGTTTGAGGTCGGGAGCGACGCGCAGCGCCTGGTCGAACGCGCGCAGCGCCATCTCGTGCGCGCCGAGTGCGTGATGCGCGTTGCCGAGGTTCAACCACGCGAGACTGAACGACGGATCGAGGCCGACCGCGCGTTCGTAGTAGGGCAGCGCTTCGCGCTGGCGTCCCTGCGCGCACAGCGCGTTCGCGAGCCCGAAAAGGGCGAGCGGGAACGGCGGGTGCAGCGCCAGCGCGGCTTCGAATGCGGCGGCGGCTTCACCGTGACGGCCGACCGCCTCGAACGTGTTGCCGAGATTGAAATGCGCGGCGACGAAGCGCGGCTGCGCGGCGATCGCGGCCTGGAAGTGCGCGATCGCGTCGTCGGCCCGGCCCATCGCGTTCAGGGCCATCGCGAGATTGTTGTGCGCACCGGCATGCCCGGGCCGCAGTTCGAGGGCGCGACGGAATGCGGCGAGCGCGTCGTCGTGGCGGCCGAGGGCATTCAGCGCGTTGCCGAGGTTGTTGTGGATCGAGGCGTCGTCGGGCGTGAGCTGAAGTGCGCGACTGAACGCGTCGAGCGCATCCTCGTGGCGCTGCAGCGCCGCATAGGCGTTGCCGAGGTTGTAGTGTGCAAGCGGAAATTCGGGCGCGAGCGTCAATGCGTTGCGAAAGCGGTCGATCGCTTCGTCGAGTCGGCCGAGCGCCTTCAGCGCATTGCCGAGATTGAGCTGCAGCGCGGCATCGTTCGGGCGCAGTTCGACCGCACGCCCGACGAGATCGGCCGCCTCGGCATGCTGGCCCTGCTGATGCCGCAGCACGCCGAACAGATGCAGTGCGTCGGCGTCGGCGGGATTGGAGGCCAGTGCGGCGCGATAGCCGTGCTCGGCCTCGGCGAGGCGGCCCGCGCGGTGCGCGGCATACGCTCGGTCGAATGCGGAATCCATGACGCGAAAACTGACGGAAAGCGCGTATTTTCCCACACTGCGCGCGGGCGCCCCAGATCGGCCGGTCGGCATATGGCCCCGTCACGCGGAGCGGCGTAGACTTGCACAATCGCGTGTCATCGAGGTTCTCATGGCGGACACACTGCTCGATATCCCGCCCGTGCTGATCGTCGGTGCGGGTCCGACCGGCCTTGCCGCTGCGATGGCTCTCGCGCGTGCCCGCGTGCCGGTACGCATCATCGATCGGCTCGCCGCGCCCGCGCCGCATTCGCGCGCGATCGGCATCCAGGCGCGCACGCTCGAATTGCTGGAGCAGCATCGCGCGATCGAACCGTTTCTCGCGTTGGGGCATCGCGCGCATGCGGCCGCGCTGCATGCGGATGGCCGCGTGATCGCACGGCTCGATTTCGATCCGCTGCAAACGCGCTATCCGTATCTGCTGTTTCTCGACCAGAGCATCACCGAGCGGTTGCTCGCCGAGCACCTGGCCGGGTTCGGCGTGACGGTCGAACGCGGCGTCACGCTGACAGCGTGCGACGCGGGTGCTACGTCGCTCGACGTGACGATTCGCGGCGCCGACGGTCGCGAACAGGCGTTCGCACCGTCGTACCTGATCGCCGCCGACGGCGCGCACAGCACGGTGCGCCATCTGCTTGGCCTGGGCTTCGCCGGGCATGCGTTCGAGCAGACCTTCCTGCTCGCCGATTTCGCGGCGATACCCGATTGGCCGGACGAGGAGATCCATCTGTTCACGACGCCCGACGGTATCGCGGGGCTGTTTCCGATGGGAGGCGGCCGCTACCGGCTTGTCGCCGACCGACCACCCGGCGCCGACGCATCGCCCGACGCGCCGCCCCCGACGCTCGACGAATGCGAGGCGATCGTGCGTGCTCGCGTCGGCGCGTCGATCGCGCCGAGCGATCTCGCGTGGTCGGCGTATTTCCGCCTGCATAGCCGGATGATCGACCGGCTGCGTCACGGGCGCGTGTTCTTCGCGGGCGACGCCGCGCACGTTCACAGCCCGGCGGGCGCGCAGGGCATGAATACGGGTATCCAGGAAGCGTTCAATCTCGGCTGGAAGCTCGCGCGCGTGCTTGGCACCGGCACGCCGGAGCGGCTGCTCGATACGTATCATGCGGAGCGCCATCCGATCGAGCGTGACGTATTGCGGCAGACAGGCTTCATCACGCAGATCGTCGAAGCCGACCACGGCGCGATGAAGCTGCTGCGCGATCATGTCGTGCCGCTGCTGGCGTCGTTCGGGCCGGTGCGGGACGCGGTGCGCCGCACCGTCAGCGAGCTCGGCGTGCAATATCGAAAAAGCCCGCTCACGCTCGAACGCGTGCTCGATGGCGGGCCGCGCGCCGGCGAGCGTGCGCCCGACGCGCTCGTGCACGTGGTCGATGGGCCGCTCGGCCGGGCGCCCGGGACCGCGCGACTATACGACTTGCACGATCCGGCGAGCTTTACGCTGCTGATGCTCGAGGAGCCGCCAGATGCCGACGCGGGCAATGCGGACGACGTGCCGCCGATGCCTGCGGACGCGCGTGCGCTCGTCGAAGGCCTGGAGCGAATCATGCCGGGGGCCGTGAGAACGTGGCGCGTCGCCGATGCCGAAAGCGACGGCGCCGAAGGGCTCGCGCAGGTATATGGCCGTTCGAGGCCGTCGTTCTACCTGCTGCGTCCAGATGGCTACATCGCGGTGCGCGGTCGCACGGCAACCGACGCGAACGCGCTGCTGCGCCATTGCGAAAGCTGGTTCGCGGGCATGCCGGTGCCCGCGTAGCGGTGCGCTCAGGCGGGAGCGGCTGCCGGCACGAGCGATGCGCGGTGTGCGGCGATCGCGTCGCGCACGATCGGCGCGGCGCGTTGCGCGGCTTCGCTCGACGGATCGTCGAGCGCGGCGAGCAACGCGCGCCGCATCCGTGGCTCCCAGAAGCGCCGGATGTGTTCGGCGATTCCGGCCAGCGCTTCTTCGCGATCGGGCATCGATTCGAAGAACGCGCCGATCTGGTTGGCCATGTCGATCAGGTGTCCGTTGTCCATCGCGTCCTCACTTGCCCGTCGTCGCGGCGGCCGGCGTGGCGACGCGGTGCTCGAGCAGGTCGAGCTGCTCCGAGTTGAAGCGCGCATACGCGCGCTGCCAGTCCGACGGCTGCGCAACCGGCATCACCTGCACGGCCGTGACCTTGTATTCCGGGCAGTTCGTGGCCCAGTCGGAACTGTCCGTCGTGATTACGTTCGCGCCCGACTCGGGGAAGTGGAATGTCGTGTACACGACACCCGGCTGCATGCGGTCGGACACGAGCGCACGCAGCACCGTCTGGCCGGCCCGCGATTCGATGCCGACCCAGTCGCCGGTCCGGATCCCGCGATCCTCCGCATCGTGCGGATGAATCTCGAGGCGGTCTTCTTCATGCCACCGGACGTTCTCAGTCCGGCGTGTCTGCGCGCCGACGTTGTATTGCGACAGGATGCGGCCCGTGGTCAGGATCAGCGGATAACGCTGCGTGACCTTTTCCGGCGTCGGAATGAACTGCGTGATCACGAACCGGCCCTTGCCGCGCACGAACGCGTCGATGTGCATCGTCGGCGTGCCGTCCGGCGCCTGTTCGTTGCACGGCCACTGGATGCTGCCAAGCGCGTCGAGCTTCTCGTACGACACGCCCGAGAAGGTCGGCGTGAGCCGCGCGATCTCGTCCATGATTTCCGACGGATGCGTGTAGTGCATGTCGTAACCGAGCGCCTGCGACAGCAGCAGCGTCACTTCCCAGTCGGCGTAACCCGCAAGCGGCGGCATCACCTTGCGCACGCGCGAGATCCGGCGCTCCGCGTTCGTGAACGTGCCGTCCTTCTCGAGGAAAGTCGAACCCGGCAGCAGCACGTGCGCGTACTTCGCGGTCTCGTTCAGGAAGATGTCCTGCACGACGATGCATTCCATCGACGACAGCGCGGCCGCGACGTGCTGCGTGTTCGGGTCCGACTGGACGATGTCCTCGCCCTGGCAGTAAAGCCCCTTGAAGCTGCCGTCGAGCGCCGCGTCGAACATGTTCGGGATGCGCAGCCCCGGTTCCGGTTGCAGCGTGGCCGACCATGCTGCCTCGAACTGGCTGCGCACGATTGCGTCGCTGATGTGCCGGTAGCCAGGCAGCTCGTGCGGGAACGAACCCATGTCGCACGAGCCTTGCACGTTGTTCTGGCCGCGCAGCGGATTGACGCCGACGCCTTCGCGGCCGATGTTGCCGGTAGCCATCGCGAGGTTCGCGATGCCCATCACCGTTGTCGAGCCTTGCGCGTGTTCGGTCACGCCGAGGCCGTAGTAGATCGCGGCGTTGCCGCCCGTCGCGTAAAGGCGCGCGGCTTCGCGCACCAGGGCGGCCGGCACACCTGTCACGTCCGCCGTCGCTTCCGGTGAGTTCTCGGCACGCGATACGAAATCGCGCCATTGCTCGAATGCGCGCGTGTCGCAGCGTTCAGCGACGAATGCGTTGGCGACGAGCCCTTCGGTGACAATGACGTGCGCGAGCGCGTTGACCATCGCGACGTTGGTGCCGGGGCGCAACTGCAGGTGGTAGGTGGCCTTCACGTGCGGGCCGTCGACCACGTCGATGCGGCGCGGGTCGATCACGATCAGCTTCGCGCCTTCGCGGATGCGCCGCTTCATGCGCGACCCGAATACCGGGTGGCCGTCGGTCGGATTCGCGCCCATCACGACGATCACGTCGGCCTGGCCGACCGACGCGAAGGTCTGCGTGCCGGCCGATTCGCCGAGCGTCGTCTTCAGGCCGTAGCCGGTCGGCGAGTGGCACACGCGTGCGCACGTGTCGACGTTGTTGTTGCCGAACGCTGCGCGCACGAGCTTCTGCACGAGGTAGGTTTCCTCGTTCGTGCAGCGCGACGACGTGATGCCGCCGATCGAATCGCGGCCGTATTTCTGCTGCAGCTTGCGGAATTGCGTCGCCGCGTACGTGAGCGCCTCTTCCCAGCTGACTTCGCGCCACGGGTCGGTGATCTTCTCGCGGATCATCGGCTTCGTGATGCGGTCCTTGTGCGTCGCGTAGCCCCACGCGAAGCGGCCCTTCACGCATGCGTGGCCTTCGTTCGCGAGGCCGTTCTTGTACGGCGTCATGCGCACGACCTGCGTGCCCTTCATCTCGGCCTTGAACGAGCAGCCGACGCCGCAGTACGCGCAGGTCGTGACGACCGAGTGCTCGGCCTGGCCGAGCTGGACGACGGACTTCTCCTGCAGCGTGGCGGTCGGGCACGCGGCGACGCAGGCGCCGCACGATACGCATTCCGATGCCATGAACGATTCGCTTTCGCCGGCGGCGACACGCGATTCGAAACCGCGCGCGGCGATCGTCAGCGCGAACGTGCCTTGCGTTTCCTCGCACGCGCGCACGCAGCGGTTGCAGACGATGCACTTCGACGGATCGTATGTGAAGTACGGATTCGATTCGTCCTTCTGCTCGCGCAGGTGATTCGCGCCGTCGAAGCCGTAGCGCACTTCGCGCAGCCCGACCACGCCAGCCATGTCCTGCAGCTCGCAGTCGCCGTTGGCGGGGCAGGTGAGGCAGTCGAGCGGATGATCGGAGATGTACAGCTCCATCACGTTGCGGCGCAGCGACTGCAGCCGGTCCGACTGCGTACGTACTTTCATCCCGGCTTCGGCGGGCGTCGTGCACGATGCCGGATAGCCGCGCCGGCCTTCGATTTCGACCAGGCACAGACGGCACGAGCCGAACGGTTCGAGCGAGTCGGTCGCGCAGAGCTTGGGCACGTTGACGCCGGCTTCGATCGCGGCGCGCATCACCGACGTGCCGGCCGGCACCGTCACCGGCTGGCCGTCGATTTCGAGCGTGACGTCGGTATCGGCATGCCGTTGCGGCGTGCCGTAGTCGGTTTCGTCGAACGGATCGCGCATGCGCGCCTGGGCGGCGCTCTTGCACGCGCATTGGCCCGAGCCGCAGCCGCCTTGGCGGACGTTGTTCGTGTCGAGGGACATTCAGGGCTCCTTCTGGGTCAGGCCGCGGCCTTGACCGGACCCGAAGCGGCTTGCTTGCCGGCGGCGAGCCCGAAATCTTCGGGGAAATGGTCGAGCGCGGACAGTACCGGGTACGGCGTCATGCCGCCCATCGCGCACAGCGAGCCGGCGAGCATCGTGTCGCACAGATCGCGCAGCAGCGTGACTTGTCGCTCCGACGTGTCGCCCTGGCGAATGCGTGCGATCGTCTCGACGCCGCGCGTCGAGCCGATCCGGCACGGCGTGCACTTGCCGCACGATTCGATCGCGCAGAACTTCATCGCGTATTCGGCGAGCTCCGCGAGATTCGACGTGTCGTCGTGCAGCACGATGCCGCCGTGGCCGACGACCGCGCCGATCGCCGTGTAGGCCTCGTAGTCGAGCGGCACGTCCCACTGGTGTTCGGGCAAATAGGTGCCGAGCGGGCCGCCGACCTGTGCGGCGCGTGCGGGCCGGCCGCTCGCCGTGCCGCCGCCGTAGTCGAACAGCAGCTCGCGCAGCGTGACGCCGAACGCGAGCTCGACGAGGCCGCCATGACGGATATTGCCCGCGAGCTGGAACGGCAGCGTGCCGCGCGAGCGGCCCATCCCGTAGTCGCGATAGAACGCTGCGCCGCGCGCGAAGATCACCGGCGCGGTTGCGAGCGTGATCACGTTGTTGATCACGGTCGGCTGGTCGAACAGGCCGGCGAGCGCGGGCAGCGGCGGCTTCGCGCGCACGACGCCGCGCTTGCCCTCGAGCGATTCGAGCAGCGCCGTTTCCTCGCCGCACACATACGAGCCGGCACCCTTCGCGACGTGCAGGTCGAATGCATGCGCGGAGCCGAGCACGCGTTCGCCGAGCCAGCCGGCTTCACGGGCGCGCTCGATCGCGGTTTCCAGTGCCGCGATCGCGTGCGGGTATTCGCTGCGCACGTAGATGTAGCCGAGCGTCGCGCCCGTCGCGATGCCGGCGATGATCATCCCTTCGATCAGGCAGTACGGATCGCTTTCCATGATCAGGCGATCGGAGAACGTGCCCGAATCGCCTTCATCCGCGTTGCAGACAATGTACTTCTGCGTTGCGCTGGCCTGCCGGACGGTGCGCCACTTGATGCCGGCAGGGAAGGCTGCGCCGCCGCGGCCGCGCAGCCCCGATTCGATCAGCAATTCGCATGCGGCGCCGCCGTCGAGCGCGAGCGCGTTCTTCAGGCCGGCGAGGCCGTCGTGTTTCAGGTAGTCGTCGATCGACAGCGGATCGGTCAGGCCGATGCGCGCGAACGTGAGGCGCTGCTGGCGCGCGAGATAGGGCAGGGCGTCGACGAAGCCGACGCCGCTCGGATGCGCGCCGCCGTCGAGCCAGTTCGCGTCGAACAGCGCGGGCACGTCCGCGGCCGACAGGTTCGCATAACCCACGCGCCCGGCGGCCGTGCCGACCTCGACGAGCGGCTCGAGCCACAGCAGCCCGCGCGAACCGTTGCGGATCAGTTCGATCGCGACGCCGCGCCGCTCGGCTTCCGCGACGATCGCGGCGGCGACGGCGTCGGCGCCGAGCGCCAGCGCGGACGAATCGCGCGGAACGTAGATGCGGGTCGTCATGCGACCTCCTGTGTGTGGGCGGTCGCGGCGGCGAGCAGGGCGTCGAACTTCTCCGGCGTGACCTTTGCATGCAGCACGCCGTTGACCGTCATCGACGGCGATTGCGCGCACAGCCCGAGGCAGTAGACCGATTCGAGCGCGATGTCGCCCGGCGCGTGCGCGTCGGCGCCATCGCCGTGCGCCGCGTCGAACCGGCAGCCCGTGCGCGCTTGCGCATGCGCGGCCAGTGTTTCGCAGCCCATGCTGCGGCACGCCTCGGCGCGGCACATCTGGATCGTCACACGCGCGGGCGGCGCGGTGCGGAAGTGGTGATAGTAGGTGAGCACGCCGTGCACTTCGGCGCGCGATAAATTCAACGCCTTCGCGAGCGGCGCGACGCAGCCTGCGGGCACGTAGCCTGCATCGTCCTGGATCGCATGCAGGATCGCGACGAGCGAGCGGCCGGCACGCGCGTGGCGCTCGACGAGCGCGTCGGGCGCAGGGGAATTGGGGGACATCGGTTATGCTCCTCCAAAGTCTCATATGTGCCACTAATTCATATAGTGCACACCGGGACTTCGTCCTGATTGATTTTGAGCAACGATAAGCGGAAGATTTCGCGGTCGCAATAGGAAATCGGAGTACATAATTGGTTCGAATCGAATGCGACGCGTATCTGACCGTACGCGACACGGAGGGTCGGACGGCGAGCCTGTCCGACGTCGCCCCATTGCTGGAACTCGTGGCGGATACGGGCAGCATCGCGCAGGCCGCGCAGGCGAAGGGTCTGTCGTATCGGCACGCGTGGGGCATGCTACGGGCGCTGGAGGCGTGCGTCGGCGGCGAGTTGATCGAGACCGCGCGTGGCAAGGGATCGACGTTGTCGGCGCTCGGGCAGGCGGTCGTCGACGCGCAGCGGCTCGCGCGCAGCCGTCTCGACGGGAACCTGCGCGCGCTGGCAGCCGAGGTGGCGAGTGACTTAAACCGGCGGCTTGCGCAGCGCGACGGCGCCGTGCGCATCCATGCATCGCACGGCTACGCGGTTGCGGCGCTCGTTTCCGCGCTTGTCGATGCGCAGGCAGCCGTCGACATCAAGTATCGCGAGAGCGTCGAAGCCGTGCAGGCACTCGCGCGCGGCGAATGCGAGCTGGCCGGTTTTCATCTGCCGCGCGGCGCGTTCCGCGAACAGTGTGCGCAGATCTATCGGCCGTGGCTCGACGACACGCGTCACGTGCTGATTCATCTGACGCGTCGCCAGCAGGGGTTGTTCGTGCCGCGCGGCAACCCCAAGCAGGTCGGCGGGCTCGCCGATCTCGCCCGCAACGACATTCGCTTCGTCAACCGGCAGCCGGGCTCCGGCACGCGGATGCTGCTCGATCTTGCATTGCGCGCGATCGGCATCGATCCCGAGCGTATCGACGGCTATGCGTCGGCCGAACTCACGCACTCGGCGATCGCCGCGTTCGTCGCGAGCGGGATGGCCGATCTCGGCTTCGGCGTCGAGCCGGCCGCCCATCACTTCGGGCTCGATTTCATCCCGGTCGTCGACGAAGACTATTACTTTGCGTGCGACCGCGCGCAACTCGACTCGCGACCGCTCGCCGGCGTACTTGCGTTGCTGCGCGATGCGCGCTTCGTCGAGCGCGTCGCGCATCTCGACGGCTACGATCCGGCCGCGTGCGGGACGCTGACCGGCGTCGCGGAAGGATTCGCCGGTATCGCCGCGAGCGGTATGCCCGACGGCAATGTACGGTAACGGAGGCGCCCGCGAACCGCGCTGCAGCAGCGAGGGATTTGCGCTACGCTTGCCGCTTGATCAACGTTCCAACAAGCACGCCGTTCAGGCGTCATCCCGCCATGAAACTTTCCGTTCCCTTCTCCGCGGCAGCGTTGACCGCAGGGCTTCTTGTTGCCGTTTCGCCGTTGGCGCTCGCGCAGAATTCACCAGGCGTGCCCGGTGGGATCCTGAGCGAGCAGTTCCGCCTGAACGAGCATCCGCAGATGCCGTTCGCGGCCTCGACGCCGTCGCAGAAATATCAGAGCGGCAAGAAGTCGGCATTGCGCCGCAAGGGCGACTTGGGGGATCCGAACGGCTGCAACCTGAAGTGTCCGATGGACACTCAATAAGCAGAGCGCTGACGCGCCAGTCATCGTCGCCGCGATCGTTTGTCCATGCCGCGCCGATGCCGCGCGGTTCTTTTCGAGCCCCGCAGCGCGTGCAGCCTTGCGGGGGTCATGCTTTGGGGTTGGGGCTCGCGTAGTGCGAT
The sequence above is a segment of the Burkholderia diffusa genome. Coding sequences within it:
- a CDS encoding NAD(P)H-dependent oxidoreductase subunit E — translated: MSPNSPAPDALVERHARAGRSLVAILHAIQDDAGYVPAGCVAPLAKALNLSRAEVHGVLTYYHHFRTAPPARVTIQMCRAEACRSMGCETLAAHAQARTGCRFDAAHGDGADAHAPGDIALESVYCLGLCAQSPSMTVNGVLHAKVTPEKFDALLAAATAHTQEVA
- the fdhF gene encoding formate dehydrogenase subunit alpha, which produces MSLDTNNVRQGGCGSGQCACKSAAQARMRDPFDETDYGTPQRHADTDVTLEIDGQPVTVPAGTSVMRAAIEAGVNVPKLCATDSLEPFGSCRLCLVEIEGRRGYPASCTTPAEAGMKVRTQSDRLQSLRRNVMELYISDHPLDCLTCPANGDCELQDMAGVVGLREVRYGFDGANHLREQKDESNPYFTYDPSKCIVCNRCVRACEETQGTFALTIAARGFESRVAAGESESFMASECVSCGACVAACPTATLQEKSVVQLGQAEHSVVTTCAYCGVGCSFKAEMKGTQVVRMTPYKNGLANEGHACVKGRFAWGYATHKDRITKPMIREKITDPWREVSWEEALTYAATQFRKLQQKYGRDSIGGITSSRCTNEETYLVQKLVRAAFGNNNVDTCARVCHSPTGYGLKTTLGESAGTQTFASVGQADVIVVMGANPTDGHPVFGSRMKRRIREGAKLIVIDPRRIDVVDGPHVKATYHLQLRPGTNVAMVNALAHVIVTEGLVANAFVAERCDTRAFEQWRDFVSRAENSPEATADVTGVPAALVREAARLYATGGNAAIYYGLGVTEHAQGSTTVMGIANLAMATGNIGREGVGVNPLRGQNNVQGSCDMGSFPHELPGYRHISDAIVRSQFEAAWSATLQPEPGLRIPNMFDAALDGSFKGLYCQGEDIVQSDPNTQHVAAALSSMECIVVQDIFLNETAKYAHVLLPGSTFLEKDGTFTNAERRISRVRKVMPPLAGYADWEVTLLLSQALGYDMHYTHPSEIMDEIARLTPTFSGVSYEKLDALGSIQWPCNEQAPDGTPTMHIDAFVRGKGRFVITQFIPTPEKVTQRYPLILTTGRILSQYNVGAQTRRTENVRWHEEDRLEIHPHDAEDRGIRTGDWVGIESRAGQTVLRALVSDRMQPGVVYTTFHFPESGANVITTDSSDWATNCPEYKVTAVQVMPVAQPSDWQRAYARFNSEQLDLLEHRVATPAAATTGK
- a CDS encoding formate dehydrogenase subunit delta: MDNGHLIDMANQIGAFFESMPDREEALAGIAEHIRRFWEPRMRRALLAALDDPSSEAAQRAAPIVRDAIAAHRASLVPAAAPA
- a CDS encoding tetratricopeptide repeat protein; amino-acid sequence: MDSAFDRAYAAHRAGRLAEAEHGYRAALASNPADADALHLFGVLRHQQGQHAEAADLVGRAVELRPNDAALQLNLGNALKALGRLDEAIDRFRNALTLAPEFPLAHYNLGNAYAALQRHEDALDAFSRALQLTPDDASIHNNLGNALNALGRHDDALAAFRRALELRPGHAGAHNNLAMALNAMGRADDAIAHFQAAIAAQPRFVAAHFNLGNTFEAVGRHGEAAAAFEAALALHPPFPLALFGLANALCAQGRQREALPYYERAVGLDPSFSLAWLNLGNAHHALGAHEMALRAFDQALRVAPDLKLAHLHRAVTLLTLGDFTRGLPAYEARHDTPGATPLGTLPRWQGEPIASRTLLIRAEQGFGDTLQFVRFVPLARARCARVVLEVQPELVALLTPAAARWRVTLVAQGAAKPPAADIACTLMSLPFLLGLQPADIVAGRRYLDAPDSAHRRFRGSLGGQSKRKFGLAWSGRRQAQENRSMPFDALAPLLALPDIDWIVLQPALDEDERARVDAHPRVHRLDGRLNDFADTAALIERLDGVVTIDTAVAHLAGALGKPLWIMLPSAADWRWFTGADCPWYPHARLVRQSAPGQWLDVAAAVAGALRDA
- a CDS encoding FAD-dependent monooxygenase, whose amino-acid sequence is MADTLLDIPPVLIVGAGPTGLAAAMALARARVPVRIIDRLAAPAPHSRAIGIQARTLELLEQHRAIEPFLALGHRAHAAALHADGRVIARLDFDPLQTRYPYLLFLDQSITERLLAEHLAGFGVTVERGVTLTACDAGATSLDVTIRGADGREQAFAPSYLIAADGAHSTVRHLLGLGFAGHAFEQTFLLADFAAIPDWPDEEIHLFTTPDGIAGLFPMGGGRYRLVADRPPGADASPDAPPPTLDECEAIVRARVGASIAPSDLAWSAYFRLHSRMIDRLRHGRVFFAGDAAHVHSPAGAQGMNTGIQEAFNLGWKLARVLGTGTPERLLDTYHAERHPIERDVLRQTGFITQIVEADHGAMKLLRDHVVPLLASFGPVRDAVRRTVSELGVQYRKSPLTLERVLDGGPRAGERAPDALVHVVDGPLGRAPGTARLYDLHDPASFTLLMLEEPPDADAGNADDVPPMPADARALVEGLERIMPGAVRTWRVADAESDGAEGLAQVYGRSRPSFYLLRPDGYIAVRGRTATDANALLRHCESWFAGMPVPA
- a CDS encoding substrate-binding domain-containing protein, with the translated sequence MVRIECDAYLTVRDTEGRTASLSDVAPLLELVADTGSIAQAAQAKGLSYRHAWGMLRALEACVGGELIETARGKGSTLSALGQAVVDAQRLARSRLDGNLRALAAEVASDLNRRLAQRDGAVRIHASHGYAVAALVSALVDAQAAVDIKYRESVEAVQALARGECELAGFHLPRGAFREQCAQIYRPWLDDTRHVLIHLTRRQQGLFVPRGNPKQVGGLADLARNDIRFVNRQPGSGTRMLLDLALRAIGIDPERIDGYASAELTHSAIAAFVASGMADLGFGVEPAAHHFGLDFIPVVDEDYYFACDRAQLDSRPLAGVLALLRDARFVERVAHLDGYDPAACGTLTGVAEGFAGIAASGMPDGNVR
- a CDS encoding formate dehydrogenase beta subunit; translation: MTTRIYVPRDSSALALGADAVAAAIVAEAERRGVAIELIRNGSRGLLWLEPLVEVGTAAGRVGYANLSAADVPALFDANWLDGGAHPSGVGFVDALPYLARQQRLTFARIGLTDPLSIDDYLKHDGLAGLKNALALDGGAACELLIESGLRGRGGAAFPAGIKWRTVRQASATQKYIVCNADEGDSGTFSDRLIMESDPYCLIEGMIIAGIATGATLGYIYVRSEYPHAIAALETAIERAREAGWLGERVLGSAHAFDLHVAKGAGSYVCGEETALLESLEGKRGVVRAKPPLPALAGLFDQPTVINNVITLATAPVIFARGAAFYRDYGMGRSRGTLPFQLAGNIRHGGLVELAFGVTLRELLFDYGGGTASGRPARAAQVGGPLGTYLPEHQWDVPLDYEAYTAIGAVVGHGGIVLHDDTSNLAELAEYAMKFCAIESCGKCTPCRIGSTRGVETIARIRQGDTSERQVTLLRDLCDTMLAGSLCAMGGMTPYPVLSALDHFPEDFGLAAGKQAASGPVKAAA